CTTCCAGTCGCAGTGTCCGCCGTGCCATCCGCGCCACAGGTGGCGTACCTGAACCTGCGCTGTCCCCGGCAGGCCTGCGGTAAGCTTGACGCTTGCCAAACACGCCGCTATAGTGCCAGATTCGAGTTTTTGGCTTCTGGTTTTCGCTCGTCCATGCTCCGGCAATTTTGTTTTGCCGCGCAAGTCGATCGACTGCCAGACGGGCTCGCGCTCTTTGGTCTTGGCCTGTTCCCGCAGGTCTTCTCTCTAGAGCGTTCTGCTCGCCACTTCCAAAACCCGATTGCGCCGTCTGCCTCGTCGATGAGGCGGCCACGTCATGTGGTCCGGCGATTTTCCAAAAACCAAGCTGGATTGAACAATGCCAACCATCAACCAACTGGTTCGCAAGCCCCGCGTCTCGGAAAAGCTGAAGAGCAAGAGCCCGGCACTTGAGAACTGCCCGCAGCGTCGCGGCGTGTGCACCCGCGTGTACACCACGACGCCGAAGAAGCCGAACTCGGCACTGCGTAAGGTCGCCAAGGTGCGCCTGACCAACGGTTTCGAAGTCATTTCGTACATCGGCGGTGAAGGCCACAACCTGCAAGAACACAGCGTCGTGCTGATCCGCGGCGGCCGTGTGAAGGACTTGCCGGGTGTGCGTTACCACATCGTGCGCGGCTCCCTTGACCTGCAAGGCGTCAAGGACCGTAAGCAAGCGCGTTCGAAGTACGGCGCGAAGCGTCCGAAGGCGGCCTAAGTCGCCAGTGAGATCGGCCCGCTTTTGCGGTCACGGTCTTGTCATGAGCAGGCGGTACAACGGTGCGTTTTTTGACCGCACTGGCACCGTCGAGTAAGTGGTCACCCGGCTCAGATTGTTGCAAGACAAGCTAGTTGGTGGCCGGAGAACCGAAGCGGTTCTCAACTGAACAGAGAAGGAAAGAAGATGCCACGTCGTCGTGAAGTCCCCAAGCGGGAAATTCTGCCGGATCCGAAGTTCGGCAATGTGGAAGTCGCCAAATTCATGAACGTCCTGATGCTGGACGGCAAGAAGTCGGTGGC
The sequence above is a segment of the Ralstonia nicotianae genome. Coding sequences within it:
- the rpsL gene encoding 30S ribosomal protein S12, with amino-acid sequence MPTINQLVRKPRVSEKLKSKSPALENCPQRRGVCTRVYTTTPKKPNSALRKVAKVRLTNGFEVISYIGGEGHNLQEHSVVLIRGGRVKDLPGVRYHIVRGSLDLQGVKDRKQARSKYGAKRPKAA